The Urbifossiella limnaea nucleotide sequence CTTCACGTTCACCTGGAAGATGTCGTCCCACACGGCGTCCGTCAGCGCGTCGAGGTCGGCGTGCGGGATGAAGTGCGTCGTGCCGGCGTTGTTCACCAGCACGTCGAGCCCGCCGAACGTGGCGACCACGTCCGCGACCATGGCGCGGACCGCGGCGTCGTCGCCGACGCTGGCCTTGTACACCTTCACCGGCGCGCCCGCGGCGCGGACCAGCTCGGCCGTCTCGGCGGCGTCGGCCTCGGACTTCGAGTAGTTGACGGCGACTGCGAAGCCGAGCTTGGCGAAGCGCACGGCGCACGCCCGGCCAACGCCGGTGGCCGAGCCGGTGACCAGGGCGACCTTCTGCGACACGGGTGCGTCCTCCGGGGACAGGAGACAGGAGACAGGAACCAGGATACGGATATGCTTCCTGGCTCCTGGCTCCCGGTTGCGGCGTCCGCCGCCCCGTCCTACCATTCGGGCGGTCCCCGCGCCCGGAGGTTCGTCATGCGCCGCGCCGCCGTCGGTCTGCTCCTCGTGCTGTCCGCGGCCGGGTGCGACGTGCTCCGCAAGGTCGGCACGAACGCCGCGCCGACCGAGTTCCCGCAGCAGACGCTCGCCGAGGCCCGCAAGTCGTTCGTGACGAAGCTCCCCGCCGCCCGCGGCGAGAGCGACGGGCCGCCGCCGACGCCGCCGCGCGGCACGTTCAACCTCGTCCGCTACGAGTCGCCCGCCGGCAAGCTCGCCGCCTACGTCACCCCCGACCCGCGCGACGGCGCCCAGCACCCCGCCATCGTCTGGGTCACCGGCGGCGACTGCAACAGCATCGGCCCGATGTGGGGCCGCGCCGACCCGAAGAACGACCAGAGCGCCGCCCAGTACCGCGAGGCCGGCGTGGTGCTGATGGTGCCGTCGCTCCGCGGCGGCAACGACAACCCCGGCCGCCGCGAGTACTTCTTCGGCGAACTGGACGACGTGGCCGCCTGCGCCGCGTACCTCCGCACGCTGCCGTACGTGGACCCCGACCGCGTCTACCTCGGCGGCCACAGCACCGGCGGCACCGTGGCGCTGCTGACGGCCGAGTACACCGACGCGTTCCGCGCCGTCTTCTCGTTCGGCCCCGTGGACGACCCCACCGGCTACGGCGACCAGCTCGCCGGCTTCAACCAGCGCGACGCGAAGGAGGTCGAGATCCGCTCGCCGGGGAAGTGGCTCGGCTCGATCAAGTCGCCGACGTTCGTGATCGAAGGGGCCAGCCGCGGCAACGCCGCCAGCCTGGCGCGGATGAAGCAAGGCAACGGCAACCCCAGGGTGTCGTTCCTGACCGTGCGCGGGCACGACCACTTCAGCGTGCTGGCGCCGGTGAACCGCCTGCTGGCGAGGAAGATTCTCGCCGACACCGGCGCGACCTGCGACATCACCCTGACCGGGGCCGAGGCCGAGGCGGCAGGCGGGCGGTGACCGTGCGGCCTCGGCAGGGCGCGAAGGCTGGGCGGGATGGCAAAAGTTGACCGATCGTGCCGCTGCCGATGGTGAGTTTTTGTCCGACCGTACCTGATATGCGGGCGCGGCATCAATTAGAATCAGCCCAAACGTCACCCCCGGGCAGGACGCCTGCACCCCCTCGCGCTCGGAGCCGTTCGACGTGGGCCAGTCCGTTCTTCGCGCGTTCCCGGCCCCGCGGCCGCGCATGCCGGCCGCCGACCCGCCCGCCCACCGCGTCCTCATCGTGGACGACCAGCCGGACATCCGCCGCCTGTGCCGCACGGTGCTGGCGGCCGACGGGCTGGTGTGCGAAGAGGTCGGCAGCGGCCCCGCCGCCATCGCCGCCGCCGCCCGCCGCAACTACGACCTGGTGCTGCTCGACTGCGACCTGCCCGGGTGCCACGGCGAGGAGGTGCTCCGCAGCCTGCGGCACAACCCGCCGGCGCCGAACCTCAAGGTCGTCATGTTCTCCGGCACGGCGTCCGGCGACGACCTGTCGCGGAACATGCTCGCCGGCGCCGACGACTTCCTGACGAAGCCGTTCAGCACGGTGCAGCTGCGGGCGCGGGTGAAGGCGGCGCTGCGGCTGA carries:
- a CDS encoding alpha/beta hydrolase family protein yields the protein MRRAAVGLLLVLSAAGCDVLRKVGTNAAPTEFPQQTLAEARKSFVTKLPAARGESDGPPPTPPRGTFNLVRYESPAGKLAAYVTPDPRDGAQHPAIVWVTGGDCNSIGPMWGRADPKNDQSAAQYREAGVVLMVPSLRGGNDNPGRREYFFGELDDVAACAAYLRTLPYVDPDRVYLGGHSTGGTVALLTAEYTDAFRAVFSFGPVDDPTGYGDQLAGFNQRDAKEVEIRSPGKWLGSIKSPTFVIEGASRGNAASLARMKQGNGNPRVSFLTVRGHDHFSVLAPVNRLLARKILADTGATCDITLTGAEAEAAGGR